A genome region from Triticum aestivum cultivar Chinese Spring chromosome 2B, IWGSC CS RefSeq v2.1, whole genome shotgun sequence includes the following:
- the LOC123042753 gene encoding uncharacterized protein — protein sequence MDDHRCSMPNRRIRAPTPPPPPPPPPPPIVLRAPPPVPSTQVTQGLEDLKFGGSEEILQELGTNKNCDRASWNHKMKSYLIWLLKEHDVPRYRTQNAWSKEAWRSIVNAFNIKFGLSLTVTQIKQKEQDPKKDFKAIQDLISESGFGWDRDRMMVVAPDSVWEALKAREKKDALRWQDKSFPYYNDLFALYDGRYAQGRSCRGMDYYANKARELSQVTTSYSQQLEGPEEHHRSPTPNLPAPMESCMHIDTEEDNGSTNWFCTDDPLHLEAVNSTQVKDSALHVQSEDAIPTPFSSKQTPHMSMELPEDIRRNCQPSHSAPELTSAKRGKRQKTNSSIDDFHERYLSLKREEMERFAAIEERKLEDPYSIQKCIAALEGLPDLQMGDILKAADLFTNNKDNREVFLSFSTDALRLGWLRNKIQNT from the exons ATGGATGACCACCGGTGCAGCATGCCCAACCGGCGGATCCGAgcacctactcctcctcctcctccacctcctccgcccCCTCCCATTGTCCTTCGAGCTCCACCCCCCGTTCCATCGACACAAGTCACACAAGGGTTGGAAGATCTGAAATTTGGGGGAAGTGAGGAGATCTTGCAAGAATTAG GTACCAACAAAAATTGTGATAGAGCTAGCTGGAATCACAAAATGAAGTCATATCTTATTTGGCTCTTGAAAGAACATGATGTCCCAAGATATCGAACACAAAATGCATGGAGCAAAGAGGCTTGGAGAAGTATTGTGAATGCATTCAATATAAAGTTTGGTTTATCACTCACAGTAACGCAGATAAAACAAAAGGAGCAGGATCCGAAGAAAGATTTTAAAGCTATACAAGACTTGATATCTGAAAGTGGTTTCGGTTGGGATCGTGATAGAATGATGGTGGTTGCTCCGGACAGTGTTTGGGAAGCATTAAAGGCCCGTGAGAAAAAAGATGCCCTCCGATGGCAAGACAAGTCATTCCCATACTATAATGATCTATTTGCTCTATATGATG GGCGCTATGCTCAAGGAAGGAGTTGTCGTGGCATGGATTATTATGCAAACAAGGCCAGAGAACTCTCTCAGGTCACTACATCATATTCGCAACAGTTGGAAGGTCCCGAGGAGCATCATCGCTCACCTACACCGAACTTACCTGCTCCTATGGAATCATGCATGCATATTGATACTGAAGAGGACAATGGAAGCACTAATTGGTTCTGCACCGATGATCCATTACACCTAGAAGCTGTGAACTCAACTCAAGTGAAAGATTCTGCATTACATGTTCAATCAGAAGATGCAATACCAACACCATTTTCTTCAAAGCAAACCCCACATATGTCGATGGAACTTCCAGAAGACATACGTAGAAATTGTCAACCATCTCATTCTGCTCCTGAGCTTACTAGTGCTAAGAGGGGGAAAAGACAGAAGACTAATTCTAGTATTGATGATTTTCACGAGAGGTACCTGAGCCTCAAAAGAGAAGAGATGGAACGGTTTGCAGCCATCGAGGAGAGGAAATTGGAGGATCCCTATAGCATACAAAAATGCATTGCTGCACTTGAGGGGTTGCCGGATTTACAAATGGGAGATATACTAAAAGCAGCTGACCTCTTCACCAACAACAAGGACAACAGGGAAGTCTTCCTCTCATTTTCAACTGATGCATTACGACTGGGCTGGTTAAGAAATAAAATTCAAAACACCTAG